A window of Cetobacterium somerae ATCC BAA-474 contains these coding sequences:
- a CDS encoding ParA family protein produces the protein MIKKLSFSYKKDGRLNGCRLNLSKDILNFLSITEENNNIIFEYKNDEIILKYGKTLVEQEQKTENGKILLLIKNYKVKFDKVGKYKSPKLVIPLPIINSLGLTEEKKDVVITLLDDAVSIKPNVEGKVDRKGKVYTIKVNKGGVGKTFLTVQLSVGLSLIGKKVLILTSDSQNNVLDYTAPQEHKPIFDSGLKAFVKGEDGDIVRIRENVDFIPLEDSKFSTTFLNNLPKFIEKMKIEYDFVLIDSIPTMKLDTIFVECSDKVIIPCFCDRVTVEGVINVVEEAGIDKVFSIIVNKYRNTTNQNKYLNDLKNVLGETTILLPEPIKELSQIETLLEKGKSVWETNSKGLQEVQDSLIEVIKGM, from the coding sequence ATGATAAAAAAATTATCGTTTTCATATAAAAAAGATGGAAGATTAAATGGGTGTAGATTAAATTTATCTAAAGATATTTTAAATTTTTTATCTATAACAGAGGAAAACAATAACATTATTTTTGAATATAAAAATGATGAAATTATTTTAAAGTATGGAAAAACTTTAGTAGAGCAAGAGCAAAAAACGGAAAATGGAAAAATTCTTTTATTAATAAAAAATTATAAAGTTAAATTTGATAAAGTAGGAAAATATAAATCACCAAAATTAGTAATTCCGTTGCCTATTATAAATAGTTTAGGCTTAACGGAAGAGAAAAAAGATGTTGTAATTACACTATTAGATGACGCTGTGAGTATAAAGCCAAATGTGGAGGGAAAAGTGGATAGAAAAGGAAAAGTATACACAATAAAAGTTAATAAAGGTGGAGTAGGAAAAACTTTTTTAACAGTTCAATTATCAGTTGGACTATCATTAATTGGAAAAAAAGTATTAATTTTAACATCAGATTCTCAAAATAATGTGTTAGACTATACAGCTCCACAAGAGCATAAACCTATTTTTGATAGTGGTTTAAAAGCTTTTGTAAAAGGTGAAGATGGAGATATTGTAAGAATAAGAGAAAATGTTGATTTTATTCCACTTGAGGATTCTAAATTTTCTACAACATTTTTAAATAATCTTCCTAAATTTATAGAAAAAATGAAAATAGAGTATGACTTTGTTTTAATTGATAGTATTCCAACTATGAAATTAGATACAATATTTGTAGAGTGTTCAGATAAAGTTATTATTCCTTGTTTCTGTGATAGAGTTACAGTTGAAGGAGTTATAAATGTAGTAGAAGAAGCTGGTATTGATAAGGTATTTTCAATAATAGTTAATAAATACAGAAATACAACAAATCAGAATAAATATTTAAATGATTTAAAAAATGTTTTAGGAGAAACAACAATACTTCTTCCTGAGCCGATAAAAGAGTTATCGCAAATTGAAACTCTTTTAGAGAAAGGAAAAAGCGTTTGGGAAACAAATTCAAAAGGATTACAAGAAGTTCAAGATAGTTTAATAGAAGTTATAAAAGGGATGTAA